A single genomic interval of Canis lupus dingo isolate Sandy chromosome 6, ASM325472v2, whole genome shotgun sequence harbors:
- the LOC112679180 gene encoding RNA transcription, translation and transport factor protein-like: MALDYHNPGGFNCKDETEFRNFIVWLEDQKIRHYKIEDRGNLRNIHSSDWPKFFEKYLRDVNCPFKIQDQQEAIDWLLGLAVRLEYGDNAEKYKDLVPDNTKNADNAAKNAEPLINLDVNNPDFKASVMALTNLLQIQRHDDYLVMLKAICILVQERLTQDAVAKANQTKEGLPVALDKHILGFDTGDAVLNEAAQILRLLHIEELRELQTKINEAIVAVQAIIADPKTDHRLGKVGR; this comes from the coding sequence ATGGCCCTCGACTACCACAACCCGGGTGGCTTCAACTGCAAAGATGAAACAGAATTTAGAAACTTTATTGTTTGGCTTGAAGACCAGAAAATCAGACACTACAAGATTGAAGACAGAGGTAATTTAAGAAACATCCACAGCAGTGACTGGCCCAAGTTCTTTGAAAAGTATCTCAGAGATGTTAACTGTCCTTTCAAGATTCAAGATCAACAAGAAGCAATTGACTGGCTTCTTGGTTTAGCTGTTAGACTTGAATATGGAGATAATGCTGAAAAATACAAGGACTTGGTACCCGATAATACAAAGAATGCTGACAACGCAGCTAAAAATGCCGAGCCGTTGATCAATTTGGATGTAAATAATCCTGATTTTAAGGCTAGTGTAATGGCTTTGACTAACCTTCTTCAGATTCAGCGTCATGATGATTACCTGGTAATGCTTAAGGCAATTTGCATTTTGGTACAGGAGCGCCTGACACAAGATGCAGTTGccaaagcaaaccaaacaaaAGAGGGCTTGCCTGTTGCATTAGATAAACACATTCTTGGTTTTGACACAGGAGATGCAGTTCTTAATGAAGCTGCTCAAATTCTGCGATTGCTGCATATAGAAGAGCTCAGAGAGCTACAGACAAAAATTAATGAAGCCATAGTAGCTGTTCAGGCAATTATTGCTGATCCAAAGACAGATCACAGACTGGGTAAAGTTGGAAGATGA